Proteins encoded together in one Microcebus murinus isolate Inina chromosome 16, M.murinus_Inina_mat1.0, whole genome shotgun sequence window:
- the IRF2BP1 gene encoding interferon regulatory factor 2-binding protein 1 produces the protein MASVQASRRQWCYLCDLPKMPWAMVWDFSEAVCRGCVNFEGADRIELLIDAARQLKRSHVLPEGRSPGPPALKHPATKDLAAAAAQGPQLPPPQAQAQPSGTGGGVSGQDRYDRATSSGRLPLPSPALEYTLGSRLANGLGREEAVAEGARRALLGSMPGLMPPGLLAAAVSGLGSRGLTLAPGLSPARPIFGSDFEKEKQQRNADCLAELNEAMRGRAEEWHGRPKAVREQLLALSACAPFNVRFKKDHGLVGRVFAFDATARPPGYEFELKLFTEYPCGSGNVYAGVLAVARQMFHDALREPGKALASSGFKYLEYERRHGSGEWRQLGELLTDGVRTFREPAPAEALPQQYPEPAPAALCGPPPRAPSRNLAPTPRRRKASPEPEGEAAGKMTTEEQQQRHWVAPGGPFSAETPGVPSPIAALKNVAEALGHSPKDPGGGGGPVRAGGASPAASSTAQPPTQHRLVARNGEAEVSPTAGAEAVSGGGSGTGATPGAPLCCTLCRERLEDTHFVQCPSVPGHKFCFPCSREFIKAQGPAGEVYCPSGDKCPLVGSSVPWAFMQGEIATILAGDIKVKKERDP, from the coding sequence ATGGCGTCTGTGCAGGCGTCCCGCCGCCAGTGGTGCTACCTGTGCGACCTGCCCAAGATGCCGTGGGCCATGGTGTGGGACTTCAGCGAGGCCGTGTGCCGCGGCTGCGTGAACTTCGAGGGCGCGGACCGCATCGAGCTGCTCATCGATGCTGCCCGCCAGCTGAAGCGCAGCCACGTGCTCCCCGAGGGCCGCTCGCCTGGGCCCCCTGCCCTCAAGCACCCGGCCACCAAGGACCTGGCTGCGGCCGCCGCACAGGGGCCGCAGCTGCCGCCCCcgcaggcccaggcccagccctccgGGACTGGCGGTGGCGTCTCAGGCCAGGACCGCTATGACAGGGCCACATCGTCAGGCCGCCTCCCCCTGCCCTCGCCCGCCCTGGAGTACACTCTGGGGTCCCGCCTGGCCAATGGACTGGGCCGTGAGGAGGCCGTGGCGGAGGGGGCGCGGAGGGCCTTGCTTGGCTCCATGCCTGGCTTGATGCCCCCCGGGCTGCTGGCAGCTGCGGTGTCTGGCCTAGGAAGCCGAGGCCTGACGCTGGCACCCGGCTTGAGTCCTGCCCGCCCCATCTTCGGCTCCGATTTCGAGAAGGAGAAGCAGCAGAGGAATGCGGACTGTCTGGCAGAACTGAACGAGGCCATGCGTGGCCGGGCAGAGGAGTGGCACGGGCGCCCCAAGGCCGTGCGGGAACAGCTACTGGCGCTGTCCGCCTGTGCCCCCTTCAACGTCCGCTTCAAGAAGGATCACGGGCTGGTGGGGCGCGTGTTCGCCTTCGATGCTACCGCCCGCCCTCCAGGCTATGAGTTCGAGCTGAAGCTCTTCACCGAATACCCCTGTGGTTCCGGCAATGTGTACGCGGGGGTCCTGGCCGTGGCTCGCCAGATGTTCCACGACGCTCTGCGGGAGCCGGGCAAGGCACTGGCCTCGTCTGGCTTCAAGTACCTCGAATACGAGCGCCGGCACGGCTCGGGAGAGTGGCGCCAGCTGGGCGAGCTGCTCACCGACGGTGTGCGCACCTTCCGCGAGCCGGCGCCTGCGGAGGCCCTGCCCCAGCAGTACCCAGAGCCGGCGCCCGCCGCTCTGTGTGGCCCTCCGCCGCGCGCCCCGTCCCGGAACCTGGCTCCCACGCCGCGCCGTCGCAAGGCATCCCCCGAGCCCGAGGGAGAGGCAGCTGGGAAGATGACCACCgaggagcagcagcagcgacACTGGGTGGCACCCGGCGGCCCATTCTCCGCTGAAACCCCCGGTGTGCCCTCACCCATTGCCGCCCTGAAGAATGTGGCCGAGGCTTTGGGCCACTCACCCAAGGAccctggcgggggtgggggccctGTGCGGGCGGGGGGCGCCAGCCCCGCGGCCTCCTCCACGGCCCAGCCTCCAACCCAGCATCGCCTGGTGGCACGCAACGGTGAGGCAGAAGTCAGTCCCACAGCGGGGGCCGAAGCTGTCAGTGGGGGTGGTAGCGGCACTGGGGCGACCCCCGGGGCCCCTCTGTGCTGTACCCTGTGCCGGGAGCGGCTGGAAGACACCCACTTCGTCCAGTGCCCCTCGGTGCCCGGACACAAGTTCTGCTTTCCCTGCTCACGGGAGTTCATCAAGGCACAGGGCCCTGCCGGGGAGGTGTACTGCCCGAGTGGAGACAAGTGCCCGCTGGTGGGCTCCTCCGTCCCCTGGGCCTTCATGCAGGGCGAGATCGCCACCATCCTTGCGGGAGACATCAAGGTTAAGAAAGAACGGGACCCCTAG
- the FOXA3 gene encoding hepatocyte nuclear factor 3-gamma translates to MLGSVKMEAHDLAEWSYYPEAGEVYSPVTPVPTMAPLNSYMTLNPLSSPYPPGGLPASPLPSGPLAPPAPAAPLGPTFPGLGASSGGGSSSGYGGPGPGLVPGKEMPKGYRRPLAHAKPPYSYISLITMAIQQAPGKMLTLSEIYQWIMDLFPYYRENQQRWQNSIRHSLSFNDCFVKVARSPDKPGKGSYWALHPSSGNMFENGCYLRRQKRFKLEEKAKKGGSGAAATRNGTGAATATTTPAATVASTPQPPPPAPEPEAQGREEVGALDCGSPPPSTPYFTGLELPGELKLDAPYNFNHPFSINNLMSEQTPAPPKLDVGFGGYGAEGGEPGVYYQGLYSRSLLNAS, encoded by the exons ATGCTGGGCTCGGTGAAGATGGAGGCTCATGACCTGGCCGAGTGGAGCTACTACCCGGAGGCGGGCGAG GTCTATTCTCCAGTGACCCCGGTGCCCACCATGGCCCCCCTCAACTCCTACATGACCCTGAACCCCCTAAGCTCTCCCTACCCTCCCGGGGGGCTCCCagcctccccactgccctcaggCCCCCTGGCACCCCCGGCTCCCGCAGCGCCCCTGGGGCCCACCTTCCCAGGCCTGGGAGCCAGCAGCGGTGGAGGCAGCAGCTCAGGGTACGGGGGCCCGGGCCCAGGGCTGGTGCCCGGGAAGGAGATGCCGAAAGGGTACCGGCGGCCCCTGGCGCACGCCAAGCCACCCTATTCCTACATCTCGCTCATCACCATGGCGATCCAGCAGGCGCCGGGCAAGATGCTGACGCTGAGCGAGATCTACCAGTGGATCATGGACCTTTTCCCCTACTACCGGGAGAACCAGCAGCGCTGGCAGAACTCCATCCGCCACTCGCTGTCTTTTAACGACTGCTTTGTCAAGGTGGCACGCTCCCCAGACAAGCCGGGCAAGGGCTCCTACTGGGCCCTGCACCCCAGCTCAGGGAACATGTTTGAGAATGGCTGCTACCTGCGCCGCCAGAAACGCTTCAAGCTGGAGGAAAAGGCGAAAAAAGGTGGCAGTGGGGCGGCCGCCACCAGGAACGGGACAGGGGCTGCCACGGCGACCACCACCCCGGCTGCCACAGTCGCCTCCACGCCCCAGCCCCCGCCTCCAGCCCCGGAGCCTGAGGCTCAGGGCAGGGAAGAGGTGGGGGCTCTGGACTGTGGctcaccccctccctccaccccctacTTCACTGGCCTGGAGCTCCCAGGGGAGCTGAAGCTGGACGCACCCTACAACTTCAACCACCCTTTCTCCATCAACAACCTGATGTCGGAACAGACGCCGGCGCCTCCCAAACTGGACGTGGGGTTCGGGGGCTATGGGGCTGAAGGTGGGGAGCCGGGGGTCTACTACCAGGGCCTCTATTCCCGCTCCCTGCTCAATGCATCCTAG